Proteins encoded within one genomic window of Gemmatimonadaceae bacterium:
- a CDS encoding lipopolysaccharide kinase InaA family protein: MTGPALPPGYERVRVGRADAVAVAALLDTLRHALARGTLYDFAKHSPDHTRLTGRQPAYAVPLPAPETGRMVVRHNRHGGAMAGVTRDLFLLPTRAPSELAITARLADAGIPTPELLAYVVYRAAALLGRSDVVTREVAPGRDLAAVLSAGTAADRRPALDATAALVAALARAGARHHDLNAKNVLVAGEPARPVAYVLDVDRISFGGEPAATLELNLSRLTRSLRKWRQRFGATVTDEEIAALSAAARERL, from the coding sequence GTGACCGGGCCCGCCCTGCCCCCGGGCTACGAACGCGTGCGGGTGGGCCGCGCCGACGCCGTGGCCGTGGCCGCCTTGCTCGACACCCTGCGCCACGCCCTGGCCCGCGGAACGCTATATGATTTTGCTAAACATTCACCGGACCACACGCGGCTCACGGGTCGCCAACCCGCGTACGCGGTGCCCCTGCCCGCACCCGAGACGGGACGCATGGTAGTGCGCCACAACCGCCACGGCGGCGCCATGGCCGGCGTCACGCGCGACCTGTTCCTGCTCCCCACCCGCGCGCCGTCCGAACTCGCCATCACGGCCCGCCTCGCGGATGCCGGCATCCCCACCCCCGAACTGCTCGCCTACGTGGTCTATCGTGCCGCGGCGCTGCTCGGGCGCTCCGACGTCGTCACGCGCGAGGTCGCCCCGGGGCGCGATCTGGCCGCCGTCCTCTCCGCCGGGACCGCCGCCGACCGCCGTCCCGCGCTCGATGCCACCGCCGCGCTGGTCGCCGCCCTGGCTCGGGCCGGCGCGCGCCACCACGACCTCAACGCCAAGAACGTGCTGGTCGCGGGCGAACCGGCGCGGCCCGTTGCATACGTGCTCGACGTCGACCGCATCAGCTTCGGGGGCGAGCCCGCCGCGACGCTCGAGCTGAACCTGTCCCGCCTGACCCGGTCGCTTCGCAAATGGCGCCAACGGTTCGGCGCCACGGTGACCGACGAGGAGATCGCCGCGCTCAGCGCAGCGGCCCGCGAGCGCCTCTGA
- a CDS encoding adenylate/guanylate cyclase domain-containing protein, whose protein sequence is MPYKLTSADHTMSFELRAGGAQVVGRAPNSDIPIIDPTVSRRHAEVECVDGGVRVRDLGSSNGTFIDGAPIQEGFLPTGSAVTFGKVDFTLEPVAAPRPAPAPSAEPTPPSTATIVRQLPVRGHTPPTSLEGVPPLPPDRNREKLATLLEVSKGLGRAVDTDAILDQIVRYAYQILDVDRVAILLLDDGGVLVPKISRDKRGGDAPRAVPQSIARAAVADKVAILSDNAGEDARFGGKSVVLQQVRSAICSPLMGSEDRALGVIYVDNVSTTHRFGDEDLDFVVAFAGIAAVAIENSQFAERIRRETLVRSNFERYFAPQLAKRIASSAEATRLGGDKRKIAVLFSDIRGFTPLSEAMNPDDMARLLSEYFTEMVDCVFRHEGTLDKFIGDAVMAQWGAPIGDPRDPDRAVRAAMEMIRELDSLNARWRAEGRPELQIGIGLNYGDAFAGNIGSAKRLEFTVIGDTVNTANRLCRAAGPREILISESLRVALSDGPAVEERPPMELKGKHQPVRVYRVVA, encoded by the coding sequence ATGCCCTACAAGCTGACCAGTGCGGACCACACCATGTCGTTCGAACTGCGCGCCGGCGGTGCGCAGGTGGTGGGCCGCGCCCCCAACTCCGACATCCCGATCATCGACCCCACGGTCTCACGGCGGCACGCCGAGGTGGAGTGCGTGGACGGCGGCGTGCGGGTGCGCGACCTCGGGTCGAGCAATGGGACCTTCATCGACGGCGCGCCCATCCAGGAGGGGTTCCTGCCCACCGGGAGCGCGGTCACCTTCGGCAAGGTGGACTTCACGCTCGAACCGGTGGCGGCGCCCCGCCCCGCGCCGGCCCCGTCGGCCGAGCCAACGCCACCCTCGACCGCGACCATCGTGCGCCAGTTGCCGGTGCGCGGCCACACGCCGCCCACGTCGCTCGAGGGCGTCCCTCCCCTCCCGCCGGACAGGAACCGCGAGAAGCTGGCCACGTTGCTCGAGGTGTCCAAGGGGCTGGGACGCGCGGTCGACACCGACGCCATTCTCGACCAGATCGTGCGGTATGCATACCAGATTCTGGATGTCGACCGCGTGGCCATCCTGCTGCTCGACGACGGGGGCGTGCTCGTCCCCAAGATCTCGCGCGACAAGCGCGGCGGCGACGCTCCGCGCGCCGTACCGCAGTCCATCGCCCGCGCCGCAGTGGCCGACAAGGTCGCCATCCTCTCCGACAACGCCGGCGAGGACGCACGCTTCGGTGGAAAGTCGGTGGTGCTGCAGCAGGTGCGTTCGGCGATCTGCTCACCGCTCATGGGCAGCGAGGACAGGGCCCTGGGTGTGATCTACGTGGACAACGTGTCGACCACGCACCGGTTCGGCGATGAGGACCTGGACTTCGTGGTCGCGTTTGCCGGCATCGCCGCCGTGGCCATCGAGAACAGCCAGTTCGCCGAGCGGATCCGGCGCGAGACGCTGGTCCGCAGCAACTTCGAGCGGTACTTCGCGCCGCAACTGGCCAAGCGGATCGCCTCGTCGGCCGAGGCCACGCGGCTGGGCGGCGACAAACGCAAGATCGCCGTGCTGTTCAGCGACATCCGCGGGTTCACGCCGCTGTCGGAAGCCATGAATCCCGACGACATGGCGCGCCTGCTGAGCGAGTACTTCACCGAGATGGTGGACTGCGTGTTCCGGCACGAGGGCACGCTGGACAAGTTCATCGGCGACGCCGTGATGGCGCAGTGGGGCGCGCCCATCGGCGACCCGCGCGATCCCGACCGGGCCGTGCGCGCCGCCATGGAGATGATCCGGGAACTGGACTCGCTGAACGCCAGGTGGCGGGCCGAGGGGCGTCCGGAGCTGCAGATCGGCATCGGGCTCAACTACGGCGACGCCTTCGCGGGAAACATCGGTTCGGCGAAGCGCCTGGAGTTCACCGTCATCGGCGACACGGTGAACACGGCCAACCGCCTCTGCCGGGCGGCCGGCCCGCGCGAGATCCTGATCTCGGAGAGCCTGCGCGTCGCGCTGAGCGACGGGCCGGCGGTGGAGGAACGTCCGCCCATGGAACTCAAGGGCAAGCACCAGCCGGTGCGAGTATACCGCGTGGTCGCGTGA
- the trpE gene encoding anthranilate synthase component I produces the protein MSFEDFQARAVRGHLVPVWRESVLDTETPVAAFAKLKRGPFSFLLESAPAGSETWSRYTFMGTEPRGAWRLIDGRVEDWTPERGWHGGRAPADPLEDLDQLVKRYPPVDVPELGDFWAGAVGYFGYDVVRCIERLPNAPPRTLDVPDALFVFTNVLVVVDNLRSRARFVAAVPVPAGATDADLRALYERAHADITSAMQRVHAPGSLPPLALHEAAPPAVGASGYARDKFLRDVDRIKEYIVAGDAFQVLLARRITLPHDFSSDLLYRALRVVNPSPYMYHLELDGVELVGSSPELLVRVSAGRVTVRPIAGTRPRGRTVAEDEALTAELLADEKERAEHLMLVDLGRNDVGRIARYGSVNVTDLMVVERYSHVLHIVSQVEGHMRPDLSAMDAFRATFPAGTMTGAPKVRAMEIIDELEPERRGPYAGAVGYLSAGGTRMDLAITIRTCVIASGVASVQAGGGIVYDSVPEREWEETENKARALLTAIGRVRAASTGA, from the coding sequence ATGTCCTTTGAAGATTTTCAGGCCCGAGCCGTGCGCGGACATCTCGTGCCCGTGTGGCGGGAGAGCGTGCTCGACACCGAGACACCCGTCGCGGCGTTCGCCAAACTCAAGCGAGGCCCGTTCTCGTTTCTCCTCGAATCGGCGCCTGCGGGCAGCGAGACCTGGTCGCGCTACACCTTCATGGGCACCGAACCCCGTGGCGCCTGGCGGCTGATCGACGGCCGGGTGGAAGACTGGACCCCCGAGCGTGGGTGGCACGGTGGGCGTGCGCCGGCCGATCCGCTCGAGGACCTCGATCAGCTCGTCAAGCGGTACCCGCCCGTGGATGTCCCCGAGCTGGGCGACTTCTGGGCCGGCGCGGTGGGCTATTTCGGCTACGACGTGGTGCGGTGCATCGAGCGGCTGCCCAACGCACCGCCGCGCACGCTCGATGTGCCCGACGCGTTGTTCGTGTTCACCAACGTCCTCGTGGTGGTGGACAACCTTCGCTCACGGGCCCGTTTCGTGGCCGCCGTGCCGGTGCCCGCCGGCGCCACCGACGCCGACCTCCGCGCGCTCTATGAGCGGGCCCACGCCGATATCACCAGCGCCATGCAGCGGGTGCACGCCCCCGGGTCGCTGCCGCCGCTGGCGCTCCACGAGGCGGCCCCACCCGCGGTGGGCGCCTCGGGGTACGCGCGCGACAAGTTTCTGCGCGACGTGGACCGCATCAAGGAGTACATCGTGGCCGGCGACGCGTTCCAGGTCCTGCTCGCCCGCCGCATCACGCTCCCCCACGACTTCTCCTCCGACCTGCTGTACCGCGCGCTACGGGTGGTGAATCCGTCGCCCTACATGTACCACCTCGAACTCGACGGCGTGGAACTCGTGGGCAGCTCGCCCGAGTTGCTGGTGCGCGTATCAGCGGGGCGCGTCACGGTGCGCCCGATCGCCGGCACGCGGCCCCGCGGCCGGACGGTGGCCGAAGACGAAGCGCTCACCGCCGAGTTGCTGGCTGACGAGAAGGAGCGCGCCGAACACCTGATGCTCGTGGATCTGGGCCGCAACGACGTGGGCCGCATCGCGCGCTACGGCAGCGTCAATGTCACCGACCTCATGGTGGTGGAGCGCTACTCCCACGTGCTCCACATCGTGAGCCAGGTGGAGGGCCATATGCGTCCCGACCTGTCGGCCATGGACGCCTTCCGTGCCACCTTTCCGGCTGGCACGATGACGGGCGCGCCGAAGGTGCGCGCCATGGAGATCATCGACGAGTTGGAGCCCGAGCGGCGCGGCCCGTACGCGGGCGCCGTGGGGTACCTGTCGGCGGGCGGTACGCGCATGGACCTCGCCATCACCATCCGCACGTGCGTGATCGCCAGCGGCGTCGCGTCGGTGCAGGCCGGCGGCGGCATCGTGTACGATTCCGTGCCGGAGCGTGAGTGGGAGGAGACGGAGAACAAGGCGCGGGCCCTGCTCACGGCCATCGGCCGTGTGCGCGCGGCGTCGACCGGCGCCTAG